Proteins encoded together in one Zonotrichia leucophrys gambelii isolate GWCS_2022_RI chromosome 1, RI_Zleu_2.0, whole genome shotgun sequence window:
- the BCL9 gene encoding B-cell CLL/lymphoma 9 protein isoform X3, whose amino-acid sequence MHSSNPKVRNSPSGNTQSSPKSKQEVMVRPPTVMSPSGNPQLDSKFSNQGKQGGSTSQSQPSPCDPKSGGHTPKVLPGPGGSMGLKNGAGNGAKGKGKRERSISADSFEQREAGTPNDDPEIKDCNSADHVKSQESQHTPHSMTPSNASAPRSSTPSHGLTATLEPASGQKTPSKVVYVFSTEMANKAAEAVLKGQVETIVSFHIQNISNSKAERNTVPLNPQITALRTEPKALPQPQPPAAQDQNPPQNAKMQPTPPVSAPVSKPTGPPCPIDQDSPSVESKVMSVGSPANSTPLQTEGFGQSSTPNNRAVSPVSQGSNSSAADPKGPPQQGSGGDPSSLGENPDGLSQEQLEHRERSLQTLRDIQRMLFPDEKEFAGGQSGGPPPNAGVLDGPQKKPEGPIQAMMAQSQSLGKGSGSRTDGGAPFGPQGHRDMPFSPDEMGPPPMNSQSGAIGPDHLDHMTPEQVAWLKLQQEFYEEKRRKQEQVVVQQCSLQDMMVHQHGPRGMVRGPPPPYQMTPGEGWGPGGPEPFPEGMNMSHSLPPRGMAPHPNVPGSQMRLPGFAGMMNPDMEGPNVPNPASRPGLSGVSWPDDVPKIPDGRNFPPGQGVFSGPGRGERFPNPQGLPEELYQQQLAEKQMGLPPGLNMEGIRPGMEINRMMPSQRHMEPGNNPIFPRMPVEGPMSPSRGDFPKGMPPQMASSRELEFGMGPGSMKGDMGMNVSMGSNPPLVPQKLREAGVGPEEMMKLRPGVSEMLSSQQKMVPLPFGEHPQQEYGMGPRPFLPMSQGPGVGLRNLREQMGPDQRTNNRLSHMPPLPLNPTSNPNSLNTAPPAQRSLGRKPLDISAAGQVHSPGINPLKSPTMRQVQSPMMGSPSGNLKSPQTPSQLAGMLTGPTAAAAAASIKSPPVLGSAAASPVHLKSPSLPAPSPGWTSSPKPPLQSPGIPPNHKASLTMSSPAMLGNVESGGPPPSTVSQSAPATLPGNLPSSSPYTMPPEPTLSQNPLSIMMSRMSKFAMPSSTPLYHDAIKTVASSDDDSPPARSPNLPPMNSVPGPNPVGPMPTLSPMGMTQPLSHNNQMPSPNAMGPNIPPHGVPVGPGLMSHNPMMGHGSQESPMVPQGRLGFPQGFPPVQSPPQQVPFPHNGPSGGQGNFPAGMGFHGEGPLGRPTNLPQSSTDPALCKTGGPGGPDSFTVLGNNMPSVFTDPELQEVIRPGATGIPEFDLSRIIPSEKPSQTLQYFPRGEVPGRKQPQGPGPGFSHMQGMIGEQTPRMGLTLPGMGGPGPVGTPDIPLGTAPSMPGHNPMRPPAFLQQGMMGPHHRMMSPAQPAMPGQPALMSNPVAAVGMIPGKDRAPAGLYSHPGPVGSPGMMMSMQGMMGPQQNIMIPPQMRPRGMAADVGMGGFSQGPGNPGNMMF is encoded by the exons ATGCATTCCAGTAACCCCAAAGTGAGGAACTCCCCGTCAGGCAACACACAGAG tAGCCCCAAATCAAAGCAGGAGGTGATGGTCCGTCCCCCTACAGTGATGTCCCCGTCTGGCAACCCTCAGCTGGATTCCAAATTTTCCAACCAAGGCAAACAAGGGGGCTCCACCAGCCAATCCCAGCCCTCTCCCTGTGACCCCAAAAGTGGAGGTCACACCCCCAAAGTGCTCCCGGGCCCGGGTGGGAGTATGGGGCTGAAGAATGGGGCTGGAAATGGTGccaaggggaaggggaagagagagaggagcaTTTCAGCAGACTCCTTTGAACAGAGGGAAGCTGGGACTCCCAATGATGACCCAGAAATCAAAG ACTGCAATTCTGCTGATCATGTGAAGTCCCAGGAGTCTCAGCACACACCACACTCCATGACTCCTTCAAATGCTTCAGCCCCAAGGTCTTCCACACCTTCCCATGGTCTAACTGCCACTTTGGAGCCAGCAAGTGGGCAGAAGACTCCATCCAAAGTGGTTTACGTCTTTTCTACTGAGATGGCCAACAA ggctgcagaagctgtgctgaaGGGACAGGTGGAAACCATCGTGTCCTTTCATATCCAGAACATCTCAAACAGCAAGGCGGAACGAAACACTGTACCCTTG AATCCTCAGATCACTGCACTTCGGACTGAACCCAaggccctgccacagccccagccccccgcTGCCCAGGACCAGAACCCTCCCCAGAACGCCAAAATGCAGCCGACCCCGCCCGTGTCAGCGCCAGTATCCAAACCCACCGGCCCCCCATGTCCCATAGATCAGGACAGTCCCAGTGTGGAAAGCAAAGTGATGTCTGTGGGCAGCCCTGCCAACTCTACCCCATTGCAGACAGAAGGATTTGGGCAGAGTTCAACCCCCAATAATCGAGCGGTTAGCCCAGTTTCCCAAGGTAGCAATAGCTCTGCTGCAGACCCCAAAGGCCCTCCCCAGCAGGGGTCTGGTGGGGACCCATCCAGCTTGGGTGAGAACCCCGATGGActgtcccaggagcagctggagcaccGAGAGCGCTCGTTGCAGACCCTGCGGGACATCCAGCGCATGCTCTTCCCTGATGAGAAGGAGTTTGCAGGAGGGCAGAGTGGGGGGCCACCCCCAAATGCTGGGGTGCTGGATGGTCCCCAAAAGAAACCCGAAGGGCCGATACAGGCTATGATGGCTCAATCCCAAAGTTTAGGCAAAGGGTCGGGGTCTCGGACAGATGGAGGGGCTCCGTTTGGCCCTcaaggacacagggacatgcctttttccccagatgaaatggGGCCACCACCAATGAACTCCCAGTCAGGAGCCATAGGCCCAGACCACCTGGACCACATGACTCCTGAGCAGGTGGCCTGGCtcaagctgcagcaggagttttacgaggagaagagaaggaagcaaGAGCAGGTGGTTGTGCAGCAGTGTTCCCTGCAGGACATGATGGTCCACCAGCACGGGCCTCGTGGCATGGTCCGAGGTCCTCCCCCTCCCTACCAGATGACCCCTGGTGAGGGCTGGGGACCTGGGGGTCCGGAGCCCTTCCCTGAAGGCATGAACATGTCCCACTCTCTGCCCCCCAGGGGCATGGCCCCTCATCCCAACGTGCCCGGGAGCCAGATGCGCCTGCCTGGTTTTGCAGGAATGATGAACCCTGACATGGAAGGCCCCAATGTCCCGAATCCTGCCTCACGGCCCGGGCTTTCGGGAGTTAGTTGGCCAGATGATGTGCCAAAAATCCCAGATGGGCGAAACTTCCCTCCTGGTCAGGGTGTCTTCAGTGGCCCTGGCCGAGGGGAGCGATTCCCCAATCCGCAGGGTCTGCCTGAAGAGCTctatcagcagcagctggctgagAAACAGATGGGCCTCCCTCCTGGTCTGAACATGGAAGGCATCAGGCCCGGCATGGAGATCAACAGAATGATGCCCTCCCAGAGACACATGGAGCCTGGGAACAACCCCATCTTCCCTCGCATGCCGGTAGAAGGACCGATGAGCCCATCTAGGGGGGACTTCCCAAAAGGAATGCCCCCACAAATGGCTTCTagcagggagctggagtttGGGATGGGCCCTGGCAGCATGAAGGGGGACATGGGCATGAATGTCAGCATGGGCTCCAACCCACCCCTGGTCCCTCAGAAGCTGAGGGAGGCAGGAGTCGGGCCGGAAGAGATGATGAAGCTGCGCCCCGGCGTGTCGGAGATGCTCTCCTCTCAGCAGAAGATGGTGCCGCTGCCATTTGGGGAGCACCCGCAGCAGGAGTATGGCATGGGTCCCAGGCCTTTCCTTCCCATGTCTCAGGGCCCGGGAGTCGGTCTGCGGAATCTCAGAGAACAGATGGGGCCTGACCAAAGGACTAACAACCGGCTCAGCCACATGCCGCCACTACCTCTCAATCCCACCAGTAACCCGAATAGCCTCAACACTGCTCCCCCTGCACAGCGCAGCCTCGGCCGCAAGCCCTTGGATATCTCTGCGGCTGGCCAGGTGCATTCGCCAGGCATCAACCCCCTCAAGTCCCCCACCATGCGCCAGGTCCAGTCTCCCATGATGGGGTCTCCCTCGGGGAACCTCAAGTCCCCTCAGACGCCCTCCCAGCTGGCAGGAATGCTCACGGGCCCCACTGccgcagctgctgctgcctccattAAATCCCCCCCTGTCTTGGggtctgctgctgcttctcctgtcCACCTCAAGTCTCCGTCTCTCCCCGCACCTTCTCCTGGATGGACTTCATCTCCAAAGCCTCCTTTGCAGAGCCCTGGCATTCCCCCGAACCACAAGGCGTCTCTAACCATGTCATCTCCAGCCATGCTGGGGAACGTGGAGTCGG gtgGTCCACCTCCTTCCACAGTCAGCCAGTCTGCTCCTGCGACTCTCCCTGGAAATCTTCCCTCTAGCAGTCCTTACACAATGCCTCCAGAGCCAACCCTGTCCCAGAATCCCCTCTCCATTATGATGTCCAGGATGTCCAAATTTGCCATGCCCAGCTCTACACCGCTCTATCATGATGCCATCAAAACTGTGGCCAGCTCGGATGACGACTCCCCTCCAGCGCGCTCCCCAAACTTGCCACCTATGAACAGCGTACCAG GTCCAAACCCAGTGGGTCCAATGCCAACCCTTAGCCCAATGGGAATGACCCAGCCTCTTTCCCATAACAACCAGATGCCCTCTCCAAATGCGATGGGACCCAATATACCTCCTCACGGGGTCCCCGTGGGACCCGGCCTGATGTCACACAACCCAATGATGGGGCATGGTTCCCAGGAGTCTCCAATGGTACCTCAAGGACGCCTGGGCTTCCCGCAGGGGTTCCCTCCCGTACAGTCCCCTCCACAGCAGGTGCCATTTCCACACAATGGGCCCAGCGGTGGACAGGGCAacttcccagcaggaatgggcTTCCACGGAGAAGGACCTCTGGGGCGTCCTACCAACCTGCCCCAAAGTTCGACAGATCCAGCACTTTGCAAGACTGGAGGCCCTGGCGGTCCAGACTCCTTCACTGTTCTCGGAAACAACATGCCTTCGGTTTTCACCgatccagagctgcaggaggtgatCCGTCCCGGAGCCACGGGAATACCCGAGTTTGACCTGTCCAGGATTATCCCGTCGGAGAAGCCCAGCCAGACACTACAGTATTTCCCTCGTGGGGAGGTGCCGGGCCGCAAGCAGCCGCAGGGTCCCGGGCCCGGCTTCTCCCACATGCAGGGGATGATAGGAGAGCAGACCCCGAGGATGGGACTAACATTGCCCGGCATGGGGGGCCCCGGGCCGGTGGGAACTCCAGATATCCCCCTGGGCACGGCTCCGTCCATGCCCGGTCACAACCCGATGAGGCCGCCggccttcctgcagcagggcatgATGGGGCCGCACCACCGCATGatgtcaccagcacagcccgCCATGCCCGGCCAGCCCGCGCTCATGAGCAACCCCGTGGCCGCCGTGGGCATGATCCCGGGCAAGGACCGCGCCCCCGCCGGCCTCTACAGCCACCCGGGCCCCGTGGGCTCGCCCGGCATGATGATGTCGATGCAGGGCATGATGGGACCCCAACAAAACATCATGATTCCCCCCCAGATGAGGCCCCGAGGTATGGCTGCTGATGTTGGCATGGGAGGATTTAGCCAAGGCCCTGGAAACCCAGGGAACATGATGTTTTAA
- the BCL9 gene encoding B-cell CLL/lymphoma 9 protein isoform X2, which produces MHSSNPKVRNSPSGNTQSPKSKQEVMVRPPTVMSPSGNPQLDSKFSNQGKQGGSTSQSQPSPCDPKSGGHTPKVLPGPGGSMGLKNGAGNGAKGKGKRERSISADSFEQREAGTPNDDPEIKDCNSADHVKSQESQHTPHSMTPSNASAPRSSTPSHGLTATLEPASGQKTPSKVVYVFSTEMANKAAEAVLKGQVETIVSFHIQNISNSKAERNTVPLNPQITALRTEPKALPQPQPPAAQDQNPPQNAKMQPTPPVSAPVSKPTGPPCPIDQDSPSVESKVMSVGSPANSTPLQTEGFGQSSTPNNRAVSPVSQGSNSSAADPKGPPQQGSGGDPSSLGENPDGLSQEQLEHRERSLQTLRDIQRMLFPDEKEFAGGQSGGPPPNAGVLDGPQKKPEGPIQAMMAQSQSLGKGSGSRTDGGAPFGPQGHRDMPFSPDEMGPPPMNSQSGAIGPDHLDHMTPEQVAWLKLQQEFYEEKRRKQEQVVVQQCSLQDMMVHQHGPRGMVRGPPPPYQMTPGEGWGPGGPEPFPEGMNMSHSLPPRGMAPHPNVPGSQMRLPGFAGMMNPDMEGPNVPNPASRPGLSGVSWPDDVPKIPDGRNFPPGQGVFSGPGRGERFPNPQGLPEELYQQQLAEKQMGLPPGLNMEGIRPGMEINRMMPSQRHMEPGNNPIFPRMPVEGPMSPSRGDFPKGMPPQMASSRELEFGMGPGSMKGDMGMNVSMGSNPPLVPQKLREAGVGPEEMMKLRPGVSEMLSSQQKMVPLPFGEHPQQEYGMGPRPFLPMSQGPGVGLRNLREQMGPDQRTNNRLSHMPPLPLNPTSNPNSLNTAPPAQRSLGRKPLDISAAGQVHSPGINPLKSPTMRQVQSPMMGSPSGNLKSPQTPSQLAGMLTGPTAAAAAASIKSPPVLGSAAASPVHLKSPSLPAPSPGWTSSPKPPLQSPGIPPNHKASLTMSSPAMLGNVESGGPPPSTVSQSAPATLPGNLPSSSPYTMPPEPTLSQNPLSIMMSRMSKFAMPSSTPLYHDAIKTVASSDDDSPPARSPNLPPMNSVPGMGINSQNPRISGPNPVGPMPTLSPMGMTQPLSHNNQMPSPNAMGPNIPPHGVPVGPGLMSHNPMMGHGSQESPMVPQGRLGFPQGFPPVQSPPQQVPFPHNGPSGGQGNFPAGMGFHGEGPLGRPTNLPQSSTDPALCKTGGPGGPDSFTVLGNNMPSVFTDPELQEVIRPGATGIPEFDLSRIIPSEKPSQTLQYFPRGEVPGRKQPQGPGPGFSHMQGMIGEQTPRMGLTLPGMGGPGPVGTPDIPLGTAPSMPGHNPMRPPAFLQQGMMGPHHRMMSPAQPAMPGQPALMSNPVAAVGMIPGKDRAPAGLYSHPGPVGSPGMMMSMQGMMGPQQNIMIPPQMRPRGMAADVGMGGFSQGPGNPGNMMF; this is translated from the exons ATGCATTCCAGTAACCCCAAAGTGAGGAACTCCCCGTCAGGCAACACACAGAG CCCCAAATCAAAGCAGGAGGTGATGGTCCGTCCCCCTACAGTGATGTCCCCGTCTGGCAACCCTCAGCTGGATTCCAAATTTTCCAACCAAGGCAAACAAGGGGGCTCCACCAGCCAATCCCAGCCCTCTCCCTGTGACCCCAAAAGTGGAGGTCACACCCCCAAAGTGCTCCCGGGCCCGGGTGGGAGTATGGGGCTGAAGAATGGGGCTGGAAATGGTGccaaggggaaggggaagagagagaggagcaTTTCAGCAGACTCCTTTGAACAGAGGGAAGCTGGGACTCCCAATGATGACCCAGAAATCAAAG ACTGCAATTCTGCTGATCATGTGAAGTCCCAGGAGTCTCAGCACACACCACACTCCATGACTCCTTCAAATGCTTCAGCCCCAAGGTCTTCCACACCTTCCCATGGTCTAACTGCCACTTTGGAGCCAGCAAGTGGGCAGAAGACTCCATCCAAAGTGGTTTACGTCTTTTCTACTGAGATGGCCAACAA ggctgcagaagctgtgctgaaGGGACAGGTGGAAACCATCGTGTCCTTTCATATCCAGAACATCTCAAACAGCAAGGCGGAACGAAACACTGTACCCTTG AATCCTCAGATCACTGCACTTCGGACTGAACCCAaggccctgccacagccccagccccccgcTGCCCAGGACCAGAACCCTCCCCAGAACGCCAAAATGCAGCCGACCCCGCCCGTGTCAGCGCCAGTATCCAAACCCACCGGCCCCCCATGTCCCATAGATCAGGACAGTCCCAGTGTGGAAAGCAAAGTGATGTCTGTGGGCAGCCCTGCCAACTCTACCCCATTGCAGACAGAAGGATTTGGGCAGAGTTCAACCCCCAATAATCGAGCGGTTAGCCCAGTTTCCCAAGGTAGCAATAGCTCTGCTGCAGACCCCAAAGGCCCTCCCCAGCAGGGGTCTGGTGGGGACCCATCCAGCTTGGGTGAGAACCCCGATGGActgtcccaggagcagctggagcaccGAGAGCGCTCGTTGCAGACCCTGCGGGACATCCAGCGCATGCTCTTCCCTGATGAGAAGGAGTTTGCAGGAGGGCAGAGTGGGGGGCCACCCCCAAATGCTGGGGTGCTGGATGGTCCCCAAAAGAAACCCGAAGGGCCGATACAGGCTATGATGGCTCAATCCCAAAGTTTAGGCAAAGGGTCGGGGTCTCGGACAGATGGAGGGGCTCCGTTTGGCCCTcaaggacacagggacatgcctttttccccagatgaaatggGGCCACCACCAATGAACTCCCAGTCAGGAGCCATAGGCCCAGACCACCTGGACCACATGACTCCTGAGCAGGTGGCCTGGCtcaagctgcagcaggagttttacgaggagaagagaaggaagcaaGAGCAGGTGGTTGTGCAGCAGTGTTCCCTGCAGGACATGATGGTCCACCAGCACGGGCCTCGTGGCATGGTCCGAGGTCCTCCCCCTCCCTACCAGATGACCCCTGGTGAGGGCTGGGGACCTGGGGGTCCGGAGCCCTTCCCTGAAGGCATGAACATGTCCCACTCTCTGCCCCCCAGGGGCATGGCCCCTCATCCCAACGTGCCCGGGAGCCAGATGCGCCTGCCTGGTTTTGCAGGAATGATGAACCCTGACATGGAAGGCCCCAATGTCCCGAATCCTGCCTCACGGCCCGGGCTTTCGGGAGTTAGTTGGCCAGATGATGTGCCAAAAATCCCAGATGGGCGAAACTTCCCTCCTGGTCAGGGTGTCTTCAGTGGCCCTGGCCGAGGGGAGCGATTCCCCAATCCGCAGGGTCTGCCTGAAGAGCTctatcagcagcagctggctgagAAACAGATGGGCCTCCCTCCTGGTCTGAACATGGAAGGCATCAGGCCCGGCATGGAGATCAACAGAATGATGCCCTCCCAGAGACACATGGAGCCTGGGAACAACCCCATCTTCCCTCGCATGCCGGTAGAAGGACCGATGAGCCCATCTAGGGGGGACTTCCCAAAAGGAATGCCCCCACAAATGGCTTCTagcagggagctggagtttGGGATGGGCCCTGGCAGCATGAAGGGGGACATGGGCATGAATGTCAGCATGGGCTCCAACCCACCCCTGGTCCCTCAGAAGCTGAGGGAGGCAGGAGTCGGGCCGGAAGAGATGATGAAGCTGCGCCCCGGCGTGTCGGAGATGCTCTCCTCTCAGCAGAAGATGGTGCCGCTGCCATTTGGGGAGCACCCGCAGCAGGAGTATGGCATGGGTCCCAGGCCTTTCCTTCCCATGTCTCAGGGCCCGGGAGTCGGTCTGCGGAATCTCAGAGAACAGATGGGGCCTGACCAAAGGACTAACAACCGGCTCAGCCACATGCCGCCACTACCTCTCAATCCCACCAGTAACCCGAATAGCCTCAACACTGCTCCCCCTGCACAGCGCAGCCTCGGCCGCAAGCCCTTGGATATCTCTGCGGCTGGCCAGGTGCATTCGCCAGGCATCAACCCCCTCAAGTCCCCCACCATGCGCCAGGTCCAGTCTCCCATGATGGGGTCTCCCTCGGGGAACCTCAAGTCCCCTCAGACGCCCTCCCAGCTGGCAGGAATGCTCACGGGCCCCACTGccgcagctgctgctgcctccattAAATCCCCCCCTGTCTTGGggtctgctgctgcttctcctgtcCACCTCAAGTCTCCGTCTCTCCCCGCACCTTCTCCTGGATGGACTTCATCTCCAAAGCCTCCTTTGCAGAGCCCTGGCATTCCCCCGAACCACAAGGCGTCTCTAACCATGTCATCTCCAGCCATGCTGGGGAACGTGGAGTCGG gtgGTCCACCTCCTTCCACAGTCAGCCAGTCTGCTCCTGCGACTCTCCCTGGAAATCTTCCCTCTAGCAGTCCTTACACAATGCCTCCAGAGCCAACCCTGTCCCAGAATCCCCTCTCCATTATGATGTCCAGGATGTCCAAATTTGCCATGCCCAGCTCTACACCGCTCTATCATGATGCCATCAAAACTGTGGCCAGCTCGGATGACGACTCCCCTCCAGCGCGCTCCCCAAACTTGCCACCTATGAACAGCGTACCAG GAATGGGCATTAATTCTCAGAATCCTCGAATTTCAGGTCCAAACCCAGTGGGTCCAATGCCAACCCTTAGCCCAATGGGAATGACCCAGCCTCTTTCCCATAACAACCAGATGCCCTCTCCAAATGCGATGGGACCCAATATACCTCCTCACGGGGTCCCCGTGGGACCCGGCCTGATGTCACACAACCCAATGATGGGGCATGGTTCCCAGGAGTCTCCAATGGTACCTCAAGGACGCCTGGGCTTCCCGCAGGGGTTCCCTCCCGTACAGTCCCCTCCACAGCAGGTGCCATTTCCACACAATGGGCCCAGCGGTGGACAGGGCAacttcccagcaggaatgggcTTCCACGGAGAAGGACCTCTGGGGCGTCCTACCAACCTGCCCCAAAGTTCGACAGATCCAGCACTTTGCAAGACTGGAGGCCCTGGCGGTCCAGACTCCTTCACTGTTCTCGGAAACAACATGCCTTCGGTTTTCACCgatccagagctgcaggaggtgatCCGTCCCGGAGCCACGGGAATACCCGAGTTTGACCTGTCCAGGATTATCCCGTCGGAGAAGCCCAGCCAGACACTACAGTATTTCCCTCGTGGGGAGGTGCCGGGCCGCAAGCAGCCGCAGGGTCCCGGGCCCGGCTTCTCCCACATGCAGGGGATGATAGGAGAGCAGACCCCGAGGATGGGACTAACATTGCCCGGCATGGGGGGCCCCGGGCCGGTGGGAACTCCAGATATCCCCCTGGGCACGGCTCCGTCCATGCCCGGTCACAACCCGATGAGGCCGCCggccttcctgcagcagggcatgATGGGGCCGCACCACCGCATGatgtcaccagcacagcccgCCATGCCCGGCCAGCCCGCGCTCATGAGCAACCCCGTGGCCGCCGTGGGCATGATCCCGGGCAAGGACCGCGCCCCCGCCGGCCTCTACAGCCACCCGGGCCCCGTGGGCTCGCCCGGCATGATGATGTCGATGCAGGGCATGATGGGACCCCAACAAAACATCATGATTCCCCCCCAGATGAGGCCCCGAGGTATGGCTGCTGATGTTGGCATGGGAGGATTTAGCCAAGGCCCTGGAAACCCAGGGAACATGATGTTTTAA